A part of Haloarchaeobius sp. HME9146 genomic DNA contains:
- a CDS encoding 50S ribosomal protein L3, whose translation MPQPSRPRKGSLGFGPRKRATSEVPRFNSWPDDDGQPTLQGFAGYKAGMTHVVMINDESDSPREGMEETVPVTIVETPPMRAVALRAYEDTPYGKKPLTEVWTGEFHEELDRVLDLPEDPSPEADAEELRDAVEAGKVADVRAITHTVPSDVPSVPKKKPDVMETRIGGGSIADRVDYGLELIEDGGVHEMKDTFRAGEYTDVSGVTKGKGTQGPVKRWGVQKRKGKHARQGWRRRIGNLGPWNPSRVRSTVPQQGQMGYHQRTELNKRVIRIGDGEDVDDVNVDGGFVNYGEVGGPFTLVKGSLPGPDKRLLRFRPAVRPNDQPRLDPEVRFVSTASNQG comes from the coding sequence ATGCCACAACCTAGCAGACCACGCAAAGGCTCGCTCGGGTTCGGCCCGCGCAAGCGTGCGACCTCCGAGGTCCCGCGCTTCAACTCGTGGCCGGACGACGACGGACAGCCGACGCTGCAGGGTTTCGCTGGCTACAAAGCCGGCATGACCCACGTGGTGATGATCAACGACGAGTCCGACTCCCCCCGAGAAGGGATGGAGGAGACCGTCCCCGTCACCATCGTGGAGACCCCGCCCATGCGGGCGGTGGCCCTGCGAGCGTACGAAGACACACCGTACGGGAAGAAGCCCCTCACCGAGGTCTGGACCGGTGAGTTCCACGAGGAACTCGACCGCGTTCTGGACCTCCCCGAGGACCCCAGCCCCGAGGCCGACGCGGAGGAACTCCGCGACGCCGTCGAGGCAGGCAAGGTCGCTGACGTTCGTGCCATCACGCACACCGTCCCCAGCGACGTCCCGTCGGTGCCGAAGAAGAAGCCCGACGTGATGGAGACCCGCATCGGCGGTGGCTCCATCGCGGACCGCGTCGACTACGGCCTCGAGCTCATCGAGGACGGCGGCGTGCACGAGATGAAAGACACCTTCCGCGCCGGCGAGTACACCGACGTTTCCGGCGTCACGAAGGGGAAGGGCACCCAGGGCCCGGTCAAGCGCTGGGGCGTCCAGAAGCGTAAGGGCAAGCACGCCCGCCAAGGATGGCGGCGTCGCATCGGTAACCTCGGCCCGTGGAACCCGAGCCGCGTTCGCTCGACCGTTCCCCAGCAGGGTCAGATGGGTTACCACCAGCGCACCGAGCTCAACAAGCGCGTCATCCGCATCGGCGACGGTGAGGATGTCGACGACGTGAACGTCGACGGCGGCTTCGTCAACTATGGCGAGGTCGGCGGTCCGTTCACGCTCGTCAAGGGCTCGCTGCCGGGTCCGGACAAGCGCCTCCTGCGCTTCCGTCCGGCCGTCCGACCGAACGACCAGCCGCGCCTCGACCCCGAGGTGCGCTTCGTTTCCACAGCATCGAACCAGGGATAA
- a CDS encoding RNA methyltransferase, whose product MTISVLVPSSLVREAEDKREATRKVGYVARAATVFRADRLVVFPDEDGETRWGGGFVSTVLEYATTPPYLRKEAWGHRSELEYAGILPPLRASPQTGSESDGSGSLRQGIVTEVGPDRRVRVNCGLQHPISLVAPPDMAVPDEGERVIVRVSSRRPVRARLVDEPIGGLVVERTDLQTALDRPDAGLRIATSRHGEELTVGRLANLTGQIQRDGMTVVFGSPGRGLPEILGIDVAELAARHEDATEPNAGGFDLWLNSIPHQGSKVVRTEEALFATLACLTLNE is encoded by the coding sequence ATGACCATCAGCGTGCTCGTGCCGTCATCCCTCGTCCGGGAAGCCGAAGACAAACGCGAGGCAACTCGCAAGGTCGGCTACGTCGCCCGCGCGGCGACGGTGTTCCGGGCAGACAGGCTGGTCGTCTTCCCCGACGAAGACGGCGAGACCAGATGGGGTGGCGGGTTCGTAAGCACCGTACTCGAATACGCGACGACGCCCCCTTACCTCCGAAAGGAGGCGTGGGGGCATCGAAGCGAACTGGAGTACGCCGGTATCTTGCCGCCGCTCCGCGCCTCACCACAGACCGGCTCCGAATCAGACGGTTCGGGGTCGTTAAGACAGGGAATCGTGACCGAGGTCGGACCTGACAGGCGCGTCCGGGTCAATTGCGGACTGCAACACCCGATCTCGCTCGTCGCACCACCCGATATGGCGGTGCCAGACGAGGGAGAACGCGTAATCGTCAGGGTATCTTCGCGACGTCCGGTCCGTGCGCGACTCGTCGACGAGCCCATCGGTGGGCTGGTCGTCGAACGCACGGACCTCCAGACAGCGCTCGACCGCCCCGACGCGGGGCTCCGGATCGCGACCTCGCGCCACGGTGAAGAACTCACCGTGGGGCGACTCGCGAACCTGACCGGGCAGATCCAGCGCGACGGCATGACCGTCGTGTTCGGGTCACCGGGGCGAGGGCTGCCTGAAATACTCGGAATCGACGTGGCCGAACTGGCCGCTCGACACGAGGACGCCACCGAACCCAACGCCGGAGGGTTCGACCTTTGGCTGAACTCGATTCCGCACCAGGGCAGCAAGGTCGTGAGAACGGAGGAAGCTCTGTTCGCGACGCTTGCCTGCCTGACACTCAACGAGTGA
- a CDS encoding NUDIX hydrolase produces MSWREIRPIALGLVWRDDELLLQRYDGEETFYRPLGGGLEFEERARDALVREFREELDREVTPIEQLGVLENVFTFEGTPGHEVVFVFEAEFADDGAYEQETFEGLEDDGPGRFTASWEPVSQFIDGEATLYPDGLVGLLDD; encoded by the coding sequence ATGTCCTGGCGTGAAATCAGACCGATCGCCCTGGGCCTCGTCTGGCGCGACGACGAGTTGTTGCTCCAGCGGTACGACGGCGAGGAGACGTTCTACCGACCGCTCGGGGGTGGGCTCGAATTCGAAGAGCGGGCCCGCGACGCACTGGTCCGAGAGTTCCGTGAGGAACTCGACCGGGAGGTGACGCCCATCGAGCAACTCGGCGTGCTCGAGAACGTCTTCACCTTCGAGGGAACTCCGGGCCACGAGGTGGTGTTCGTCTTCGAGGCCGAGTTCGCTGACGACGGCGCCTACGAGCAGGAGACGTTCGAAGGCCTCGAGGACGACGGCCCGGGGAGGTTCACCGCGAGCTGGGAACCCGTGTCGCAGTTCATCGACGGCGAGGCGACGCTCTATCCCGACGGACTCGTCGGCCTTCTCGACGACTGA
- a CDS encoding universal stress protein, which produces MERALAVIRNDSDQTKSLIREAGEIAAGTGADLYLLHVLPEEEYEDIMSSRLESDGKSFPLDEAEMEAEHFATQVGHKSLEGLDVEYEVLGTVGREETAILDVADERDCDHVFISGRKRSPSGKALFGDLTQRILLNFEGRVTVQLHEEE; this is translated from the coding sequence ATGGAACGCGCACTCGCCGTCATCCGCAACGATTCAGACCAGACCAAGTCCCTCATCCGAGAAGCCGGAGAGATCGCCGCCGGGACAGGGGCCGACCTCTACCTGCTCCACGTCCTTCCCGAGGAGGAGTACGAGGACATCATGTCGTCGCGACTGGAGAGCGACGGAAAGAGCTTCCCGCTCGACGAGGCCGAGATGGAGGCCGAACACTTCGCGACACAGGTCGGCCACAAGTCGCTCGAGGGCCTCGACGTCGAGTACGAGGTACTCGGCACAGTCGGCCGCGAGGAGACCGCCATCCTCGACGTGGCCGACGAGCGCGACTGCGACCACGTCTTCATCTCGGGGCGCAAGCGCTCGCCCAGCGGGAAGGCGCTGTTCGGTGACCTCACCCAGCGCATCCTGCTGAACTTCGAGGGACGGGTGACGGTCCAGCTCCACGAAGAGGAATGA
- a CDS encoding MTH1187 family thiamine-binding protein — MTVVAFLSVAPVIEGSMASEVAKAVAALDDFDVTYETTPMGTTIEAADAATVFAAAQAAHEAVDGDRVSTFLKIDDKRTKTTTADQKVEAVEGHLGRPARSEPGE; from the coding sequence ATGACGGTCGTCGCCTTCCTCTCGGTCGCACCAGTCATCGAGGGGAGCATGGCCAGTGAGGTCGCGAAGGCGGTCGCCGCCCTCGACGACTTCGACGTGACCTACGAGACGACCCCGATGGGGACGACCATCGAGGCAGCGGACGCGGCGACGGTGTTCGCCGCCGCCCAGGCCGCCCACGAGGCGGTCGATGGCGACCGCGTCTCGACGTTCCTGAAAATAGACGACAAGCGGACCAAGACCACGACGGCGGACCAGAAGGTCGAGGCGGTCGAGGGACACCTCGGGCGGCCAGCCCGGAGCGAGCCCGGGGAGTAG
- the mch gene encoding methenyltetrahydromethanopterin cyclohydrolase: protein MESLNRMAIELVDEAIDFAEVLDIGAYELENEATVLDFGVDFHGGVEAGVLLAEIQTGGLATVQSRMGEVAGAPMRYVDVTTDHPELALLCSQKAGWEVSVEDFEGLGSGPARALVGTEDVFQRVGYHDAFDLTVLTIEADALPGEAVAEHVADLTETNTSSTFLAGFRTASLAGSISIGARAAELAAFRLSELGYDPLNLVSVSGTAPVAPVAASEEEAMARTNDALAYGGQVTLTVEEDFDRFDEVVSTANEQYGEPFAEIFEEIDWDFHELDESVFAPAQITVDVLGGPTHVFGETDEELLAESFGL from the coding sequence ATGGAGAGTCTCAACCGGATGGCCATCGAGCTCGTCGACGAGGCCATCGACTTCGCGGAGGTACTCGATATCGGGGCGTACGAACTGGAGAACGAGGCGACGGTCCTCGACTTCGGCGTGGATTTCCACGGTGGCGTCGAGGCCGGCGTCCTCCTCGCGGAGATACAGACGGGCGGCCTCGCGACCGTCCAGTCCCGGATGGGCGAGGTGGCGGGCGCGCCGATGCGCTACGTCGACGTGACGACCGACCACCCCGAGCTGGCCCTGCTGTGCTCGCAGAAGGCCGGCTGGGAGGTCAGCGTCGAGGACTTCGAGGGGCTCGGGAGCGGCCCGGCCCGCGCCCTCGTCGGCACCGAGGACGTGTTCCAGCGCGTCGGCTACCACGACGCCTTCGACCTCACCGTCCTGACCATCGAGGCCGACGCGCTTCCGGGCGAGGCCGTCGCCGAGCACGTCGCGGACCTGACCGAGACGAACACCTCGAGCACCTTCCTCGCCGGCTTCCGGACCGCCAGCCTCGCGGGCAGCATCAGCATCGGTGCCCGGGCCGCCGAACTGGCCGCGTTCCGGCTCTCGGAACTGGGCTACGACCCGCTGAACCTCGTCTCGGTCTCGGGCACCGCCCCGGTCGCCCCGGTCGCCGCCTCGGAGGAGGAGGCCATGGCCCGGACCAACGACGCCCTGGCCTACGGCGGGCAGGTCACCCTCACCGTCGAGGAGGACTTCGACCGCTTCGACGAGGTCGTCTCGACCGCCAACGAGCAGTACGGCGAGCCGTTCGCCGAGATATTCGAGGAGATCGACTGGGACTTCCACGAGCTCGACGAGAGCGTGTTCGCCCCGGCGCAGATCACGGTCGACGTGCTGGGCGGCCCGACCCACGTCTTCGGGGAGACGGACGAGGAGCTGCTGGCCGAGTCGTTCGGACTGTGA
- a CDS encoding HAD family hydrolase encodes MPAPVDTVLFDLDDTLCSYRRTVPEMLDLAFETVGVDPFFEATDYYARYDEFVTDASGMHELREQCFASLAADAGRDPDLGRELATVYDAERDQSNVEPLPGAAEAVSSLATDHRLAVVTNGSPEMQSQKLGALPFADAFEHVVHAGYDTPAKPAPDAFHRVLDLLGSEADSTVHVGNSLRSDVAGAQAAGVRAAWLAVDGGSPGADSPTPEYVLGSLAELTDPPW; translated from the coding sequence ATGCCCGCTCCCGTCGATACCGTCCTGTTCGACCTCGACGACACGCTCTGTTCGTACCGACGCACGGTCCCCGAGATGCTCGACCTCGCCTTCGAGACCGTCGGGGTCGACCCGTTCTTCGAGGCGACCGACTACTACGCGCGCTACGACGAGTTCGTGACGGACGCATCGGGGATGCATGAACTGCGCGAGCAGTGCTTCGCCAGCCTGGCGGCGGACGCCGGCAGGGACCCCGACCTCGGCCGTGAACTCGCCACGGTCTACGACGCGGAGCGCGACCAGTCGAACGTGGAACCGCTCCCCGGCGCTGCCGAGGCGGTCTCGTCCCTCGCGACCGACCACCGGCTCGCGGTCGTCACCAACGGGTCCCCCGAGATGCAGTCACAGAAACTCGGTGCCCTCCCCTTCGCCGACGCGTTCGAGCACGTCGTCCACGCCGGCTACGACACGCCCGCGAAACCCGCGCCCGACGCGTTCCACCGCGTCCTCGACCTGCTCGGGAGCGAGGCCGACAGCACGGTTCACGTCGGGAACTCGCTGCGCTCGGACGTGGCCGGGGCGCAGGCTGCCGGAGTCCGTGCCGCGTGGCTCGCGGTGGATGGCGGGAGCCCGGGAGCGGACTCGCCGACGCCGGAGTACGTGCTCGGTTCGCTTGCCGAACTGACCGACCCGCCCTGGTAG
- a CDS encoding M48 family metallopeptidase codes for MDRRSPAVRFYMALTGVVLVALYLLVGSLLVEVATSLWLSRPDPVLFAAALLGSSLVFGYASYRGGTARLLSSLDAVALPRERAPQLHARVDRLSERMDIERPQVLIARMHAPNALALGGRKRGVVVLDASLFRLLSLDEMETIVAHELAHIESRDSLVQTLGFSVAQTLSGFVFLLLLPVGLFVAGFRRALRWVRGERPRPFSQHLSRTHAQVASAVMVVMLVLTLALRAHSRRREIAADDRAVAVTEKPMALARALARIERASEPPGGLLSSLYIHGTEEGTLTRLLATHPPMQERIERLVERAESTWHRIEIQ; via the coding sequence ATGGACCGTCGCTCACCAGCCGTTCGCTTCTACATGGCGCTGACCGGGGTGGTCCTCGTCGCGCTCTATCTGCTGGTGGGCTCGCTGCTGGTCGAGGTCGCCACCTCGCTCTGGCTCAGCCGCCCCGACCCGGTGCTGTTCGCCGCCGCCCTGCTCGGGTCGTCGCTCGTCTTCGGCTACGCGAGCTATCGCGGAGGCACTGCACGGCTCCTCTCGTCGCTCGACGCGGTCGCCCTGCCCAGAGAGCGCGCCCCCCAGCTTCACGCCCGGGTCGACCGGCTGAGCGAGCGGATGGATATCGAGCGCCCGCAGGTACTCATCGCGCGGATGCACGCCCCGAACGCGCTCGCGCTGGGTGGCAGAAAGCGCGGGGTCGTCGTCCTCGACGCGAGCCTCTTCCGCCTGCTCTCGCTGGACGAAATGGAGACCATCGTCGCGCACGAACTCGCCCACATCGAGAGCCGCGACAGCCTGGTGCAGACGCTGGGATTCAGCGTCGCCCAGACCCTCAGCGGCTTCGTCTTCCTGCTGTTGCTTCCGGTCGGGCTGTTCGTCGCCGGGTTCCGACGAGCATTGCGCTGGGTCCGCGGGGAGCGCCCGCGCCCGTTCAGCCAGCATCTCTCCCGCACCCACGCGCAGGTGGCCTCGGCCGTGATGGTCGTGATGCTGGTGTTGACGTTGGCGCTTCGAGCACACTCCCGGCGGCGGGAGATCGCGGCCGACGACCGGGCGGTCGCGGTGACGGAGAAACCGATGGCACTCGCCCGGGCGCTGGCGCGCATCGAACGCGCCTCGGAGCCCCCGGGCGGGTTACTGTCGTCGCTCTACATCCACGGGACAGAGGAAGGGACGCTCACGCGACTGCTGGCGACCCATCCCCCGATGCAGGAGCGAATCGAGCGACTGGTCGAGCGGGCGGAATCGACGTGGCACCGCATCGAGATCCAGTGA
- a CDS encoding GTPBP1 family GTP-binding protein: protein MSPDRAVLEQALERGEQEGGNVEFKERLTKDVHLADGRRESLAAQLRHRVLSGDGQAMYVVGVTDDGGLAGIEPDVFSETMDVLSLLAEEAGAHIENVQTWGVTDDGAHRGTRGDHTDARERGIVGVAEIREGGVLETDDEHIVVGTAGHVDHGKSTLVGSLVTGQPDNGDGATRSYLDVKPHEVERGLSADLSYAVYGFNDDGPVHMNNPHRKQDRARIVTESDRLVSFVDTVGHEPWLRTTIRGLVGQKLDYGLLTVAADDGPTKTTREHLGVLLATDLPTIVVLTKKDIVDEERLEEVEREVERLLRDVGKTPLRVDRHGVDAAVEEISDVVVPILTTSSVTMDGLDTLDELFERLPKTAGVEGDFRMYIDRTYSVTGVGAVASGTIMSGEIEAGDELLLGPMPDGSWREVEARSIEMHYHRVDEAKAGRIVGIALKGVAENEIERGMALVPRDSEPATVREFDAEVMVLNHPTRIGDGYEPVVHLETISEASIFSPEEGRLLPGDKGRTRVRFKFRPYMVEEGQRFVFREGQSKGVGTVTNVYRE from the coding sequence ATGAGCCCTGACCGGGCCGTGTTGGAGCAAGCCCTCGAACGCGGTGAGCAAGAGGGCGGCAACGTCGAGTTCAAGGAGCGACTTACGAAGGACGTCCACCTCGCCGATGGCCGGCGAGAGAGCCTGGCGGCGCAACTGCGCCACCGCGTCCTCTCTGGCGACGGCCAGGCGATGTACGTGGTCGGTGTCACAGACGACGGTGGCCTCGCCGGTATCGAACCTGACGTGTTCTCGGAGACGATGGACGTGTTGAGCCTGCTCGCCGAGGAGGCCGGTGCCCACATCGAGAACGTCCAGACGTGGGGCGTCACCGACGACGGGGCCCACCGTGGGACACGCGGTGACCACACAGACGCCAGAGAGCGCGGTATCGTCGGCGTCGCCGAAATCCGCGAAGGTGGCGTGCTGGAGACCGACGACGAGCACATCGTGGTCGGGACCGCCGGCCACGTCGACCACGGGAAGTCCACGCTGGTCGGGTCGCTCGTCACCGGACAACCGGACAACGGCGACGGGGCGACCCGCAGTTACCTGGACGTGAAGCCACACGAGGTCGAGCGCGGGCTGTCCGCGGACCTCTCCTACGCGGTCTACGGCTTCAACGACGACGGCCCGGTCCACATGAACAACCCGCACCGCAAGCAGGACCGGGCCCGCATCGTGACGGAGTCCGACCGGCTCGTCTCGTTCGTCGACACGGTCGGCCACGAGCCGTGGCTCCGGACCACGATTCGGGGGCTGGTCGGGCAGAAGCTCGACTACGGCCTGCTGACGGTCGCGGCCGACGACGGGCCGACGAAGACCACTCGTGAACACCTCGGCGTCCTGCTCGCGACGGACCTTCCGACCATCGTCGTCTTGACGAAGAAGGACATCGTCGACGAGGAGCGCCTGGAGGAGGTCGAACGCGAGGTCGAGCGCCTGCTCCGCGACGTGGGCAAGACGCCCCTGCGGGTCGACCGCCACGGGGTCGACGCCGCCGTCGAGGAGATCAGCGACGTGGTCGTCCCCATCCTCACGACCAGTTCGGTCACGATGGACGGCCTCGACACCCTCGACGAGCTGTTCGAGCGCCTCCCGAAGACCGCCGGCGTCGAGGGTGACTTCCGCATGTACATCGACCGGACCTACTCCGTCACCGGGGTCGGTGCGGTCGCCTCCGGGACCATCATGTCCGGGGAGATAGAGGCCGGGGACGAACTCCTGCTCGGCCCGATGCCCGACGGCTCCTGGCGCGAGGTCGAGGCCCGGTCCATCGAGATGCACTACCACCGCGTCGACGAGGCCAAGGCGGGCCGCATCGTCGGTATCGCGCTCAAGGGCGTCGCCGAGAACGAGATAGAGCGCGGGATGGCGCTGGTCCCCCGCGACAGTGAACCGGCGACGGTCCGCGAGTTCGACGCCGAGGTGATGGTGCTCAACCACCCGACCCGCATCGGCGACGGCTACGAGCCGGTCGTCCACCTCGAGACCATCAGCGAAGCCTCCATATTCTCACCCGAGGAGGGACGGCTCCTGCCCGGCGACAAGGGCCGCACCCGCGTCCGGTTCAAGTTCAGGCCCTACATGGTCGAGGAGGGCCAGCGCTTCGTCTTCCGCGAGGGCCAGTCCAAGGGCGTCGGGACGGTCACGAACGTCTATCGGGAGTGA
- a CDS encoding J domain-containing protein has product MRDSPLLFGLAAVFAGLTTVLAVVAIVTREFFVLGVALPFAATTYFMWFQASGKLHEKVAGGTYADAPGERRRTAEQKAREGARGGRSRFAREARRAAEERRRRDRFRQAGRVSDSGRRRQRRQRRGTRMDDGPTRKEALSTLGLRGDADEEKIREAYREKVKEVHPDTPDGDEDAFKRVNAAYERLKDDW; this is encoded by the coding sequence GTGCGAGATTCGCCACTGCTGTTCGGGTTGGCCGCCGTCTTCGCCGGCCTGACGACGGTGCTCGCGGTCGTGGCCATCGTCACGCGCGAGTTCTTCGTCCTCGGGGTCGCGCTCCCGTTCGCCGCCACCACCTACTTCATGTGGTTCCAGGCGAGCGGGAAACTCCATGAGAAGGTGGCCGGCGGGACGTACGCCGACGCCCCCGGCGAGCGCCGCCGAACCGCCGAGCAGAAGGCCAGAGAGGGCGCCCGCGGCGGCCGAAGCCGGTTCGCCCGCGAGGCACGACGGGCCGCGGAGGAGCGCCGCCGGCGCGACCGGTTCCGACAGGCTGGCCGCGTCTCCGACAGCGGCCGTCGCCGACAGCGTCGCCAGCGACGCGGAACCCGGATGGACGACGGCCCGACCCGGAAAGAGGCCCTCTCGACGCTCGGCCTGCGGGGTGACGCCGACGAAGAAAAGATTCGGGAGGCGTACCGTGAGAAGGTCAAGGAGGTCCACCCGGACACCCCGGACGGGGACGAGGATGCGTTCAAACGGGTGAACGCGGCGTACGAACGCCTCAAAGACGACTGGTGA
- the pyrF gene encoding orotidine-5'-phosphate decarboxylase: protein MSFFEHVGQRIRDKDTVVSVGLDPDPARIPDFLADHDLPRWAFNRRIIDATHEHAACFKPNAAFYEDGDGWAALRETIAYAHGKDVPVLLDAKRADIGNTTRQYAELLDYADAITVNPYMGRDSLDPFLSRADKGVFILCRTSNPGGADLQDLELASGEPLYERVAALADLWNEHGNVGLVVGATTPDELEELREQVPDIPFLVPGVGAQGGDAEAAVEYGLADGVGLVNSSRGIIFAGENARGEKEFFQAAGQSARRLKTRLNQYRD from the coding sequence ATGAGCTTCTTCGAGCACGTCGGGCAGCGGATTCGGGACAAGGACACGGTCGTCTCGGTCGGCCTGGACCCCGACCCGGCCCGGATTCCCGACTTCCTCGCGGACCACGACCTGCCCCGGTGGGCGTTCAACCGCCGCATCATCGACGCGACGCACGAGCACGCGGCCTGTTTCAAGCCCAATGCCGCGTTCTACGAGGACGGTGACGGCTGGGCCGCCCTGCGAGAGACTATCGCCTACGCCCACGGGAAGGACGTTCCTGTCCTCCTGGACGCCAAGCGCGCCGACATTGGGAACACGACCCGCCAGTACGCCGAGTTGCTGGACTACGCCGACGCCATCACGGTGAACCCGTACATGGGCCGGGACTCACTCGACCCGTTCCTCTCGCGGGCCGACAAGGGCGTCTTCATCCTCTGTCGCACCTCGAACCCCGGTGGCGCGGACCTGCAGGACCTCGAACTCGCCTCCGGCGAGCCCCTGTACGAGCGGGTCGCCGCGCTCGCGGACCTCTGGAACGAACACGGGAACGTCGGGCTGGTCGTCGGCGCGACCACCCCGGACGAACTCGAGGAACTGCGCGAACAGGTTCCCGACATCCCGTTCCTGGTCCCTGGGGTCGGCGCACAGGGCGGCGACGCAGAGGCCGCGGTCGAGTACGGACTCGCTGACGGAGTCGGGCTCGTGAACTCCTCGCGGGGTATCATCTTCGCCGGCGAGAACGCTCGCGGCGAGAAGGAGTTCTTCCAGGCGGCCGGGCAGTCGGCCAGGCGGCTGAAGACGCGACTGAACCAGTACCGCGACTGA
- a CDS encoding TIGR00341 family protein has product MRLVQALIPHGKRDGVLAVLEREGIDYALFEETGRGDFEAMVQFPVPTNGLEPVLKKLRIAGIREDSYTIVLPVELVISRQFEALRGKYAGLRVSREELSARAYDLAPDNETFFPMLFLSTLIAATGLLQNSAATIIGAMVVAPLMGPAIAASVGAVLEDVELGSRGIHLQITGLIGAIALGFLVGVVVQQTVLVEPDLSIREVPQIMERVRPGILSLVLALGSGAAGAISIMRGSGSTLVGVAIAVALVPPAATAGIALSYGEPLLAFGGAVLVVVNLLAINLSALILFWLAGYRPERRLDAERARAAVRMRTTKLVVAIAVLTVLLGAVTVTTHEVQSLEKSMIADLEATFDAGEYGRMAYLDSDIEYLPIDHFLGKPVRARVVLGYHVDTQPPPGLAHELAERLESKYGREFRLEVVYVSGERSWVPREGPGSPEQSTQSQLTWREFEPAIATA; this is encoded by the coding sequence ATGCGACTCGTCCAGGCGCTCATCCCGCACGGAAAGCGAGACGGCGTGCTCGCCGTCCTCGAGCGGGAGGGTATCGATTACGCCCTGTTCGAGGAGACCGGTCGCGGCGACTTCGAGGCGATGGTCCAGTTCCCGGTGCCGACCAACGGGCTCGAACCCGTCCTGAAGAAACTGCGAATCGCGGGCATCCGGGAGGACTCCTACACCATCGTCCTCCCCGTCGAACTGGTCATCTCCCGGCAGTTCGAGGCACTCCGCGGGAAGTACGCCGGGCTCCGCGTCTCGCGGGAAGAACTCAGCGCCCGGGCGTACGACCTCGCCCCCGACAACGAGACGTTCTTCCCGATGCTGTTTCTGAGCACGCTCATCGCTGCGACGGGCTTGCTCCAGAACTCCGCGGCGACCATCATCGGGGCGATGGTGGTCGCCCCGCTGATGGGCCCGGCCATCGCGGCCAGCGTCGGGGCCGTCCTCGAAGACGTTGAACTCGGGAGTCGCGGGATTCACCTCCAGATTACAGGGCTCATCGGGGCCATCGCGCTCGGGTTCCTGGTCGGGGTCGTCGTGCAACAGACGGTTCTCGTCGAGCCGGACCTCTCGATCAGGGAGGTCCCCCAGATCATGGAGCGGGTGCGACCCGGTATCCTGTCGCTGGTGCTCGCCCTGGGCTCCGGGGCAGCCGGGGCCATCAGTATCATGCGGGGGTCCGGGTCGACGCTCGTGGGTGTCGCTATCGCGGTGGCGCTCGTCCCCCCGGCGGCGACCGCCGGTATCGCACTCTCCTACGGCGAGCCGCTCCTGGCATTCGGTGGGGCGGTGCTCGTCGTCGTCAACCTGCTCGCCATCAACCTCTCGGCGCTCATCCTCTTCTGGCTCGCGGGCTACCGGCCGGAGCGGCGACTGGATGCCGAGCGGGCGCGAGCCGCCGTCAGGATGCGGACCACGAAGCTCGTCGTGGCCATCGCCGTCCTCACCGTGCTCCTCGGGGCGGTCACCGTCACGACCCACGAGGTGCAATCGCTGGAGAAGTCGATGATCGCGGACCTCGAAGCGACCTTCGACGCCGGCGAGTACGGTCGGATGGCCTACCTCGACTCCGACATCGAGTACCTGCCTATCGACCACTTCCTGGGGAAGCCCGTCAGAGCGCGTGTGGTCCTCGGCTACCACGTCGACACGCAACCGCCGCCGGGGCTGGCGCACGAACTCGCCGAGCGGCTCGAATCGAAGTACGGTCGGGAGTTCCGGCTGGAGGTCGTGTACGTATCGGGCGAGCGGTCCTGGGTCCCGCGTGAAGGACCTGGGTCGCCGGAGCAGTCCACGCAGTCACAGCTCACCTGGCGCGAGTTCGAGCCAGCCATCGCCACCGCGTGA
- a CDS encoding cation:proton antiporter regulatory subunit, producing the protein MTVYETDVPGVGRKFEVELDGGGRLVVLIHHDGRREMFHRTDPEADSTRIASLSGEQARQLGAILGGAYFQPVELQQPQVPLGDAIIEWVTVDEGSTLEGQTLESCGVRTATGASIMAIQRNDETVANPDPTFELRGGDILVAIGTREEQEKLRSFVHKD; encoded by the coding sequence ATGACGGTGTACGAGACGGACGTTCCTGGGGTCGGCCGCAAGTTCGAGGTCGAACTCGACGGCGGTGGCCGGCTTGTCGTCCTCATCCACCACGACGGTCGACGTGAGATGTTCCACCGGACGGACCCGGAAGCAGACAGCACTCGAATCGCGAGTCTCTCCGGTGAGCAGGCGCGCCAGCTCGGTGCGATTCTGGGCGGGGCGTACTTCCAGCCCGTCGAGCTCCAGCAGCCACAGGTGCCCCTCGGCGACGCCATCATCGAGTGGGTCACCGTCGACGAAGGGTCGACCCTCGAGGGCCAGACGCTCGAGAGCTGTGGCGTCCGGACCGCGACTGGAGCCTCTATCATGGCCATCCAGCGTAACGACGAGACCGTCGCGAACCCAGACCCGACGTTCGAACTGCGAGGCGGCGATATCCTCGTCGCCATCGGGACGCGGGAGGAACAGGAGAAGCTCCGTTCGTTCGTCCACAAGGACTGA